Proteins encoded within one genomic window of Salvelinus namaycush isolate Seneca unplaced genomic scaffold, SaNama_1.0 Scaffold441, whole genome shotgun sequence:
- the LOC120041328 gene encoding putative nuclease HARBI1, which yields MACPFVRDVVDEEALVLRRAFRRERVFRDRLDPLAFPDDHLYERYRFSADGIRYLCRLLGPRIKHRTARSHALSVEQMVCVALRFFASGAFLYSVGDAEQLNKATICRTIRSVCLAIKALADVFISFPGHRRLCDIKEEFYRIAGFHNVIGAVDCTHIRIKAPSGAHEADFVNRKSFHSINVQMVCNADCVISNVVAKWPGSVHDSRIFRASEIYQCLSQGEFSGVLLGDRGYGCQPFLLTPFTDPQEAQQAYNHAHARTRARVEMTFGLLKARFHCLHKLRVSPVRACDITVACAVLHNVACLRKERAPRVPPAMDWDNPAIFPDDDSGRLLRDQYVLNYFS from the exons atggcatgcccattcgtgcgagatgtggtggatgaagaagcacttgtgctgaggagagccttcaggcgagaaagggtcttcagggaccggttggacccactggccttccctgatgaccatctatatgaaagatacaggttttctgcagatggcatcaggtatctatgcagactactgggtcccaggattaagcaccgcactgcacggagccatgcactgagtgtggagcaaatggtttgtgtggccttgcgcttttttgctagtggagccttcctgtactcagtgggggatgcagaacagctgaacaaggccacaatttgccgcacaataaggagtgtgtgtctggctatCAAAGCATTAGCAGATGTCTTCATCTCCTTCCCTGGCCACAGAAGACTCTGTGACATCAAAGAGGAGTTCTATAGGATTGCAG GTTTCCACAATGTCATTGGTGCAGTGGACTGCACACACATAAGGATAAAAGCCCCCTCAGGTGCCCATGAGGCCGATTTTGTGAATAGgaaatcctttcacagcattaatgttcag atggtctgcaatgctgactgtgtgatcagcaatgttgtggcaaaatggcctggctcagtccatgactccagaatctttcgggcctctgaaatctatcagtgcctatcacaag gtgaattctctggtgtgttgctgggagacagggggtatggctgccagccttttctcctgacacctttcacagacccccaggaagcacagcaggcctacaaccatgcccatgccaggaccagggccagagttgaaatgacctttggcctcctgaaggcacgctttcactgccttcacaaattaagggtcagccctgttagggcatgtgatattactgtggcctgtgctgtcctccacaatgtggcctgcctgaggaaggagagggcccCCAGAGTGCCACCAGCCATGGACTGGGACAATCCGGCAATCTTCCCTGATGACGACAGTGGTCGGCTGCTGAGGGACCAATATGTGTTGAATTATTTTAGTTAG